The stretch of DNA TGTCGCGAGTCACTTTGGCTATGATGGACGCCGCTGCGATCGATTGACTGTTGGCATCCCCCTTAATGATCGCCTGCTGGGGCAGAGGGAGATCGATTTTTTCCGCGTCAATCAGCATATAATCCGGCAGGATACCGAGCCCTTTCACGGCTTTTTTCATGGCCAGCCTTGAAGCCTGCTTGATGTTGATTTCATCGATCATGGATGAGTCCACATGACCCACACCAACAGCCAACGCCTGCTCCATAATTAACTCGTACAGGGCTTCCCGTTTTTTGGCAGTCAGCTTTTTGGAGTCATCCACACCCTCGATAATCAGACCCTCCGGCAAAATGACCGCCGCTGCAACCACGTCGCCGAACAGACAGCCTCTGCCCACTTCGTCCACTCCGGCAATGCGAAAGTAGGACTGCCCCCAACCCTCTTTTTCATAGAACAGCATATCGATATCCATTCGTTACCCACCTGCCAAACTGTAATTTCCGCTGCTTATCGTCTGCTTTATATTTAAGCTTACCACAGGCCGGCGGGCAAGGTCATTCCACTAGTTTACGGGGGTTCTTTTCCCCTAGCGGATCAGTAAACACTGCAATGCTTATACTTCTAGTTATTGAAACGCAATTTTATGCAAAAAGTTTCTCCGCTTTCGTTAACCTCTTCCTATTCAATGCAAAAAAAGAGCCGCCGAAAATGGCGAACTCTTTGTCTGCAGCGCACTGATATTCAATTGCTGGTTACGCATAAAACTGTATTGCACGTGGAAGATTTCCTGCGTTTGGGCTTGCCATCATCAAGTGCAAACCGCGCTGTTAGCCTCTGGTATTCGGAGCTTCCAGCGTGAAACGGCCCAGCTTGCCGGCACGCAGCTCATGCAGCAGAGTACGGGAAGCCTTCTCGAGATCCACTCTTCCTCCGCTGACCAGGCAGCCGCGCTTGCGGCCCACCTCTTCCATAACCGTCACAATTTCGTCCGGGTTCTCCAAATCCTCCGGAAGTTTGTCAATCCCGTACCGCTCCCGAAATCTGTCACCGTAGTCCCGCAGCAAATATTTGACCGCATAGAACGCGATGTCTTCCACATTGAGAATCTCTTCACGAATCGCTCCGGTAATTGCCAGCCGGTAACCTACCTGCTGATCCTCGAACTTCGGCCACAATATCCCCGGGGTATCAAGAAGCTCAAGGTTGCCTCCCGTCTTGATCCACTGCTGTCCTTTCGTTACGCCAGGGCGGTCGCCCGTTGCCGCGATGTTGCGGCCGGCCATCCGGTTGATCAGCGTCGATTTGCCCACATTGGGAATGCCGACGATGAGCGCCCGCATCGCGCGCGGATTCATCCCTTTGGCGATCTGCTTGTCGATTTTTTCTTTGAGCAGAAGCTTGACCTGATCCGGAATTTCCTTAACTCCGTTACCGGTCGAAGCGTCTACGAGATGCGCGGCATGCCCCTCTCCCTTGAAAAAAGCAAGCCACTGCCGGTTCATTTCGGGATCGGCCAGATCGCTTTTGTTCAAAATAATAAGCCGAGGCTTATCCCGCAAAATGTCGTCAATCATCGGATTGCGGCTGGACAGCGGAAGACGGGCATCGAGCAGTTCTATAGCAACGTCAATGAGCTTCAGCTTATCCTCGATTTGCCGTCTGGCCTTCGTCATATGACCCGGAAACCATTGTATGGTCACTGCCCATCGCCTCCATTGAGTAAGTTAATCTAATGCTTGATCCATTCCATATCCGACACCGGCCAGAAAATCACATCGGCCCGGCCGACGATATCGCCGAGAGGAATATAGCCGATCATTCGGCTGTCCGTGCTGTCGGAACGGTTGTCCCCCATTGCGAATACATGGCCTTTAGGAACGACTCCGTCCTTAAAGTCCTCGTTTGGGAAGTTCTTGTTGTTGTATAGCTGGTTGTTCTTATGCGCCTGGTCGATCGCTCCCTGAATATAGGTTTCGTCTACCTTTTTACCGTTTACAGTCACTACGTCGCCTTCAACCTTCACTGTATCCCCGGCTACGGCAATGACCCGCTTGATGAAATCCCTGCCCTCGGAAGGGACATGAAATACAATAACTTCGCCCCGCTGTGGGGAACGGAGATCATATAAAATTTCATTGACGATTACCCGCTCGCCGGTATGGAAGTTCGGCTGCATGGATGGTCCGTCCACAATAAACGGTTTGAACAACAGCCAACGAATCAGAAAAACCAGTATTAAAGCGATCGCGATCGCTTTTACCCATTCCAACGCTTCATTCTTTTGCTTGGGCGGAACCTGCGAAGCCTGATTGTCGCTCTCGCCTTGTCCCTGCTGCAAATCCTGCTGCATAGTTCACCGTCCTCTCCTTAACCTTGACAGTCCAAGGATTTTTTATGAACCTTTTCCATACAAATCAAAAAAACTTCAACCCAAAAAACCTCTGCCAAAATTTCCTCAGAAGGCTTTTTCGAAAGAAGCCCGTCCCCAGCTATATCTATCTATAAAATATGCGAAAAATCTTAATAAACGAAAAGGGCTTGAAATCAAGCCCCCTTCCTTTGCCGCTTGGATTAGCGACGAATCTCTTTAATTCTTGCGGCTTTACCACGCAGTTCACGCAGGTAGTACAGCTTAGCGCGACGAACTTTACCATGGCGAGTTACTTCGATTTTGTCAATCTTAGGCGAGTTGATTGGGAATGTTCTTTCCACACCAACGCCGTAAGAAATTTTACGAACCGTAAAAGTCTCGCTAATTCCGCCACCGCGGCGCTTGATTACAACGCCTTCGAACAGCTGAATACGTTCGCGGCTTCCCTCGATAACCTTAACGTGCACTTTCAAAGTGTCGCCAGGGCGAAAGCTCGGGATATCCTTGCGGAGCTGTTCTTGTGTAATTTCTTGCAAAATATTCATTAAGGACTTCCTCCTTCCGTACAGGTGTTCATGCCTCCTCCGGAGAAATCTTCATTCTCCTTCATCATCCGCAGCGGACCACCGTATTCCACACAACAGATATCATAATACCATACTAGGCGAATGAATACAACCTAATTATGAGATTATAGAGGAAGCATATCCCGCTTTTTCGCCTTTGCTTGGCATTCCTTGCATAAGCCGACAACCGAGCCGTCATCCTGTGCATAAAAAATAAGCTTGCCGTTTTTCTTTTTGCAGCTGGAGCAGGGCTGTTCATCCGTACTTTTCCGCGATTTGCGGTGCGCATCCAGTGGAATCA from Paenibacillus sophorae encodes:
- a CDS encoding ribonuclease HII; the protein is MDIDMLFYEKEGWGQSYFRIAGVDEVGRGCLFGDVVAAAVILPEGLIIEGVDDSKKLTAKKREALYELIMEQALAVGVGHVDSSMIDEINIKQASRLAMKKAVKGLGILPDYMLIDAEKIDLPLPQQAIIKGDANSQSIAAASIIAKVTRDRLCEGLWEDLYPDYGIAIHKGYATKLHRERIVTLGPTPMHRRSFLGRILVEQPTLF
- the ylqF gene encoding ribosome biogenesis GTPase YlqF — its product is MTIQWFPGHMTKARRQIEDKLKLIDVAIELLDARLPLSSRNPMIDDILRDKPRLIILNKSDLADPEMNRQWLAFFKGEGHAAHLVDASTGNGVKEIPDQVKLLLKEKIDKQIAKGMNPRAMRALIVGIPNVGKSTLINRMAGRNIAATGDRPGVTKGQQWIKTGGNLELLDTPGILWPKFEDQQVGYRLAITGAIREEILNVEDIAFYAVKYLLRDYGDRFRERYGIDKLPEDLENPDEIVTVMEEVGRKRGCLVSGGRVDLEKASRTLLHELRAGKLGRFTLEAPNTRG
- the rplS gene encoding 50S ribosomal protein L19 is translated as MNILQEITQEQLRKDIPSFRPGDTLKVHVKVIEGSRERIQLFEGVVIKRRGGGISETFTVRKISYGVGVERTFPINSPKIDKIEVTRHGKVRRAKLYYLRELRGKAARIKEIRR
- the lepB gene encoding signal peptidase I, which codes for MQQDLQQGQGESDNQASQVPPKQKNEALEWVKAIAIALILVFLIRWLLFKPFIVDGPSMQPNFHTGERVIVNEILYDLRSPQRGEVIVFHVPSEGRDFIKRVIAVAGDTVKVEGDVVTVNGKKVDETYIQGAIDQAHKNNQLYNNKNFPNEDFKDGVVPKGHVFAMGDNRSDSTDSRMIGYIPLGDIVGRADVIFWPVSDMEWIKH